The following coding sequences are from one Maridesulfovibrio bastinii DSM 16055 window:
- a CDS encoding potassium channel family protein, which translates to MSKKVEVGIIGLGKFGLSLAITLGELGISVVGVDNSEMRVKAAKPYISQVYQADGTDSKALEQLSFQDLNYVVVSTGDSMDASILVVLNLQEMGVDKIWVKAISEQHQKVLKRLGVDFVVFPEQFVAKQLAHRLAMPGMLEYLSMGDDVIIRERRVGEWKGKNLAELNLTNNYQVQVIAIRKAGEEKFSFVPNASELLEEDDVLVIMGSRESVMRLPDASD; encoded by the coding sequence ATGAGTAAGAAAGTTGAAGTCGGTATTATAGGTCTTGGTAAATTCGGTTTATCTCTTGCCATAACTCTGGGCGAGCTTGGAATTTCTGTTGTTGGTGTTGATAACAGTGAAATGCGCGTTAAGGCGGCAAAACCTTACATTTCTCAGGTTTATCAGGCTGATGGCACGGATTCAAAGGCTCTTGAACAGCTTAGTTTTCAGGATTTGAATTACGTTGTTGTTTCAACCGGTGATTCAATGGATGCAAGTATTCTTGTTGTTTTGAATCTGCAGGAGATGGGCGTTGATAAAATATGGGTCAAGGCCATAAGTGAACAGCACCAGAAAGTTCTTAAACGTCTGGGAGTTGATTTTGTTGTTTTCCCTGAACAGTTTGTAGCAAAACAGCTGGCCCATCGTCTGGCAATGCCGGGAATGCTTGAATATCTTTCCATGGGAGACGATGTAATAATCCGGGAGCGCAGGGTTGGAGAATGGAAAGGCAAAAACCTTGCAGAATTAAACCTCACTAATAATTATCAGGTGCAGGTCATCGCAATTCGCAAAGCCGGGGAAGAAAAATTCAGTTTTGTTCCTAATGCCTCTGAACTGCTGGAAGAAGATGACGTGCTGGTTATAATGGGCAGCCGGGAAAGCGTAATGCGCCTTCCAGATGCGTCTGACTGA